A genomic stretch from Candidatus Ancaeobacter aquaticus includes:
- a CDS encoding redox-sensing transcriptional repressor Rex, with protein MKTISKKTIERVLLYLRTLEGLIKEKRYLVSSKQLAQIIGLTDAQIRKDISSFGKVVGTPGIGYKTKELKKTLEKFVLQQNVVHIVLFGVGNLGTAIMKYPGFQGKKIKIVAAFDKTKSKIGKKMHGVSIYPVIRAPEIIAKTHADIGVIAVPKEYSQEVADVMVLSGLRGIVNFSPISISVPQNVKVKDIDLSIEFLSLFCNTHI; from the coding sequence ATGAAAACTATATCAAAAAAAACAATTGAACGAGTACTTTTATACCTTCGGACATTAGAGGGACTCATTAAAGAGAAACGCTATTTAGTCTCTTCTAAACAGCTTGCTCAAATAATCGGACTGACTGATGCACAAATCCGTAAAGATATATCCAGTTTCGGAAAAGTTGTTGGAACACCGGGGATTGGGTATAAAACAAAGGAATTAAAAAAGACATTGGAAAAGTTTGTTCTTCAACAAAATGTTGTTCACATAGTTCTTTTTGGGGTGGGAAACCTTGGTACAGCAATAATGAAATATCCCGGGTTTCAGGGAAAAAAGATAAAAATAGTTGCGGCATTCGATAAGACAAAATCAAAAATCGGAAAAAAAATGCATGGCGTGAGTATATATCCTGTTATACGTGCCCCGGAAATAATTGCAAAAACACATGCAGATATCGGGGTAATTGCAGTACCTAAAGAATATAGTCAGGAAGTAGCTGATGTAATGGTATTATCCGGGTTAAGGGGGATTGTCAACTTTTCACCAATATCTATCAGCGTGCCACAAAACGTAAAAGTAAAAGATATTGATCTTTCAATAGAGTTTCTCTCCTTATTTTGTAATACTCATATCTAA
- a CDS encoding bifunctional 4-hydroxy-2-oxoglutarate aldolase/2-dehydro-3-deoxy-phosphogluconate aldolase codes for MNIQSFLKKPIMGIVRGVDMRNIAPLVDAVITAGLETIEFTMNTPSAPEIIREAKNCADNAVDIGAGTVLTMEQLHSALEAGATFIVMPVLVDEIVHYCVKHSIPVFPGAFTPQEIYNAWNAGASMVKVFPSKYFGPSYMKEIKGPFNDIQLLACGGVTPDTINDFFSQGASAVAFGGSILRKDWIDQGRFDLIKVEIEKLIRAHGNLNIH; via the coding sequence ATGAATATTCAGTCATTTCTAAAAAAACCGATTATGGGGATTGTCCGTGGTGTGGATATGCGAAACATAGCGCCACTTGTAGATGCTGTTATAACAGCTGGCCTGGAAACTATTGAGTTTACAATGAATACGCCTTCTGCCCCCGAGATTATCCGTGAAGCAAAGAATTGTGCTGATAACGCTGTTGATATAGGTGCAGGGACAGTTCTTACCATGGAGCAATTACATAGCGCGCTCGAAGCAGGTGCTACATTTATTGTAATGCCGGTTTTAGTAGATGAGATTGTTCACTATTGTGTCAAACATTCAATACCAGTTTTTCCGGGCGCGTTTACTCCTCAAGAAATTTATAATGCCTGGAATGCCGGAGCGAGTATGGTTAAGGTTTTTCCCTCAAAATATTTTGGTCCATCATATATGAAAGAGATCAAAGGGCCGTTTAATGATATACAACTACTTGCTTGCGGAGGCGTTACACCTGATACAATAAATGATTTTTTTAGCCAAGGGGCTTCTGCCGTTGCGTTTGGCGGATCTATTTTACGTAAAGACTGGATAGATCAGGGAAGATTTGATCTGATAAAAGTTGAAATAGAAAAGCTTATTCGTGCACATGGAAATTTGAATATCCATTGA
- a CDS encoding YihY/virulence factor BrkB family protein has protein sequence MIAKALKYITYDIWRIRLKDVPRSKSFLIKQLRVIILSVRGFADDNCTFRASALTFYTLLSIVPVFAMAFGIAKGFGFQKVLEKQLMQNFSMHDEVVSQVITFAQSLLNNTRGGMIAGIGVAVLFWSVIKVLGNIEKSFNEIWGIKQGRGIGRKFSDYLSIMLICPVLMIMSSSITVFLATQFEQLTAKFALLGMFHFLVVLLIKMTPYIMIWVLFTFVYIFMPNTKVSYKSGIIGGIVAGTIYQITQIGYIHLQVGVAKYNAIYGSFAALPLFLVWLQLSWFVVLLGAEVSFADQNVDTYEFEPDCLQVSHSFKQLLSMQILTMLIKRFTDGLSLSASEISHLTEAPIRLVRQIMYDLVKCGLVSEIKSGKYQQSAYQPGIDVDKLTVEYAIERMEHVGVEDIPVAKTEEFVKISEVHKNFRETLSKSSMNILLRDV, from the coding sequence ATGATCGCAAAGGCATTAAAATATATAACCTATGATATTTGGAGAATCAGATTAAAAGATGTTCCCCGTTCAAAATCATTTTTAATAAAGCAGTTACGTGTCATTATTCTTTCGGTAAGAGGATTTGCAGACGATAACTGTACGTTCAGGGCTTCAGCGCTAACGTTTTATACTCTTCTTTCAATTGTCCCTGTTTTTGCTATGGCATTTGGTATTGCGAAAGGATTCGGTTTTCAAAAAGTTCTTGAGAAACAACTCATGCAGAATTTTTCGATGCACGATGAAGTAGTATCACAGGTAATCACGTTTGCACAGTCATTACTCAATAATACACGTGGCGGCATGATTGCCGGAATAGGTGTTGCCGTACTTTTCTGGTCAGTGATAAAGGTGTTAGGAAATATAGAAAAGTCATTTAATGAAATATGGGGGATCAAGCAGGGGCGAGGTATTGGCCGTAAATTCAGTGACTATTTATCGATAATGCTTATCTGTCCTGTACTAATGATCATGTCAAGTAGTATAACAGTTTTTCTTGCAACTCAGTTTGAGCAACTTACTGCAAAATTTGCGTTGCTAGGGATGTTTCATTTCCTTGTTGTTCTATTGATAAAGATGACCCCGTATATAATGATCTGGGTGTTATTTACGTTTGTTTATATTTTTATGCCGAACACAAAAGTAAGTTATAAATCCGGCATAATAGGTGGTATAGTTGCCGGAACAATATACCAAATAACACAAATCGGTTATATCCATTTACAGGTAGGTGTAGCAAAATATAACGCCATTTACGGTAGTTTCGCGGCGTTGCCATTGTTCCTTGTATGGTTGCAATTAAGCTGGTTTGTTGTTCTTTTAGGTGCAGAGGTATCATTTGCAGATCAGAATGTTGATACGTATGAATTCGAGCCGGATTGTTTACAGGTAAGCCACTCTTTTAAACAGCTTTTAAGTATGCAAATACTCACTATGTTGATCAAACGTTTTACAGATGGGTTATCCTTATCGGCTTCTGAAATATCTCACCTGACGGAGGCGCCGATACGTCTTGTTCGGCAGATCATGTACGATCTGGTAAAATGCGGGTTAGTCTCGGAAATAAAATCAGGAAAGTATCAACAGAGTGCTTATCAACCCGGTATCGATGTTGATAAGCTTACTGTAGAGTACGCTATCGAGCGCATGGAACATGTAGGGGTTGAAGATATTCCTGTAGCAAAAACAGAAGAATTTGTAAAAATATCAGAGGTGCATAAGAATTTTAGAGAGACATTATCTAAATCATCAATGAATATTTTATTGAGAGATGTGTAA
- a CDS encoding aldolase catalytic domain-containing protein, whose translation MFREEIRVMDCTVRDGGLINKHQFKHDFVRDVYKAVSASGVDYMEIGYKNSPKLFSSDEYGRWKFCHDDDIRKVTDGIESNTKLSVMVDVGRVDIDDVTPKAESPVDMIRVASYVKDVDKAINLANHFHDKGYETSINIMAISKAVDSELTEALHQLEEECKSEVIYIVDSYGSLYQETAEQLVKKFRKILKTKEVGMHAHNNQQLGFSNTIEAIMHNANYVDGTVYGMGRAAGNCPLELLLGFLKNPKFDVRPVLELISKDFIPLREEVEWGYIIPFAITGILNEHPRSAIALRDSDRKEEYVKFYEDLRDGALY comes from the coding sequence ATGTTTAGAGAAGAAATTAGAGTAATGGATTGCACGGTAAGAGACGGTGGATTAATCAATAAACATCAGTTTAAGCATGATTTTGTTAGAGATGTCTATAAAGCGGTGAGTGCCTCTGGAGTTGATTATATGGAAATCGGATACAAGAATTCACCAAAGCTTTTTTCGTCTGATGAATATGGTCGTTGGAAATTCTGTCATGATGATGATATCAGAAAAGTAACCGACGGGATTGAATCGAACACGAAACTGTCTGTGATGGTTGATGTCGGCCGTGTAGATATAGATGATGTGACTCCAAAGGCAGAGAGTCCGGTTGATATGATACGTGTAGCGTCCTATGTTAAGGATGTTGATAAAGCTATTAATCTTGCAAATCATTTCCATGATAAAGGCTATGAAACTTCTATTAACATTATGGCAATATCAAAAGCTGTTGACTCTGAGCTTACCGAAGCTCTTCACCAGTTGGAAGAAGAATGTAAGTCTGAAGTTATCTATATCGTTGATAGTTATGGGTCGCTTTATCAGGAAACAGCCGAGCAATTGGTTAAAAAATTCAGAAAGATACTCAAAACTAAAGAAGTAGGGATGCACGCGCATAACAACCAACAGCTCGGATTTTCAAATACCATAGAAGCGATCATGCATAATGCAAATTATGTTGACGGCACTGTCTATGGCATGGGCCGTGCAGCAGGGAACTGTCCACTAGAGCTTTTACTCGGTTTTCTTAAGAATCCAAAATTTGATGTCCGCCCTGTTCTGGAACTCATTTCAAAGGATTTTATTCCATTGCGTGAAGAAGTCGAGTGGGGATATATTATCCCGTTTGCAATAACAGGAATTCTGAACGAGCACCCGCGTAGCGCAATAGCATTGAGAGATAGTGATCGAAAAGAAGAGTATGTTAAATTCTACGAAGACTTGAGAGATGGTGCTCTCTATTAA